In Mongoliitalea daihaiensis, one DNA window encodes the following:
- a CDS encoding Gfo/Idh/MocA family protein, translating into MKTVSTPGRRDFLKKSAALLALSSLGTLSTGFIGNTNPIKVAVIGTGWYGKSDLFRLLQIASCEVVALCDVDRKQLEEAAKLLAQRQPQASPPQLYKDYRELLRNHTLDITIIGTPDHWHALQTIAALESGSHAYMQKPVSVDVLEGEAVVAATKKYGKVVQVGLQRRSTPHLIEAKQAVIDTGKLGKIAAADIFCYYHMRENKTKEVQKIPDYFDYDFWTGPAPMRPYTGLPHGLHWRSFMEYGNGITGDMAVHMLDAVRWMLDLGWPHTISAKGGVFVQNTGQSNTADTQTAVFEFTHVTVNWQHRTWGNPVDPEYPWGFKIYGEHGMLAGSPFKAEFIPYPDGAIQVFDCLYEREKYPEDLTEAGMEIHAAPATRRHFQYLLEALRSNNEPNAPIYSSHISTASCILANLSMDLGRPLSYDPSNKLVVNDPEATKLLKRSYREPWVHPSGKYQ; encoded by the coding sequence ATGAAAACAGTCTCAACTCCCGGAAGAAGGGATTTTCTGAAAAAAAGTGCTGCACTGCTAGCACTATCTAGCCTTGGAACGCTCTCCACAGGGTTTATCGGGAATACTAATCCCATAAAAGTAGCTGTTATAGGCACAGGCTGGTATGGAAAAAGCGATCTTTTCCGTTTACTTCAAATCGCTTCCTGTGAGGTGGTTGCCCTCTGTGATGTAGACCGCAAGCAACTAGAGGAAGCTGCAAAACTGTTGGCCCAGCGCCAACCTCAAGCCTCTCCTCCTCAGTTGTACAAAGATTACCGAGAGCTGCTTCGCAACCACACATTGGATATTACCATAATTGGTACTCCGGATCATTGGCATGCCTTACAGACTATTGCTGCCTTGGAATCAGGTTCACATGCCTACATGCAAAAACCTGTTTCGGTAGATGTATTAGAAGGAGAAGCCGTGGTAGCAGCTACAAAAAAATATGGAAAGGTAGTTCAGGTAGGCCTTCAGCGGCGCAGCACCCCACATTTGATTGAAGCCAAACAAGCGGTCATAGATACAGGTAAGTTAGGCAAGATTGCTGCAGCGGATATTTTCTGCTATTACCATATGCGGGAAAATAAAACCAAAGAGGTTCAAAAAATCCCCGATTATTTTGATTATGACTTTTGGACAGGTCCTGCCCCTATGAGACCCTATACGGGATTACCCCATGGACTGCATTGGCGCTCGTTTATGGAGTATGGCAATGGCATTACAGGCGATATGGCCGTACATATGTTGGATGCCGTTCGATGGATGCTGGATTTGGGCTGGCCACATACCATTTCAGCTAAGGGTGGTGTTTTTGTACAGAATACTGGCCAATCAAATACGGCAGACACTCAGACAGCTGTTTTCGAATTCACCCATGTGACAGTAAACTGGCAGCACCGAACATGGGGAAACCCCGTGGACCCTGAATACCCTTGGGGGTTTAAGATTTATGGAGAACATGGAATGTTGGCAGGGTCTCCTTTCAAAGCAGAATTTATACCCTATCCGGACGGAGCGATTCAAGTATTTGATTGCTTATATGAGCGGGAAAAATATCCCGAAGATTTGACTGAAGCCGGGATGGAAATCCATGCAGCACCAGCGACCCGTAGACACTTTCAATACCTGTTAGAAGCCTTGCGGAGCAACAATGAGCCAAATGCGCCCATTTATAGCAGTCACATTTCTACTGCTTCCTGCATCTTAGCCAATCTTTCTATGGATCTTGGCAGGCCTTTGAGTTATGATCCAAGTAATAAACTTGTAGTAAATGATCCTGAAGCCACAAAATTATTAAAGCGATCGTATCGAGAGCCTTGGGTGCATCCGAGTGGAAAATACCAATGA